In one Lycium barbarum isolate Lr01 chromosome 7, ASM1917538v2, whole genome shotgun sequence genomic region, the following are encoded:
- the LOC132603625 gene encoding shikimate O-hydroxycinnamoyltransferase-like, with translation MKIEAKESTMVKPAQGTPQQRKYLWNSNVDLVVPNFHTPSVYFYRPSGASNFFDANVLKEALSKALVPFYPMAGRLKRDEDGRIEIDCNGEGVLFVEAECDGVVDDFGDFAPTLELRRLIPAVDYSQGIHSYALLVLQITHFKCGGVSLGVGMQHHAADGFSGLHFINTWSDMARGLDLTVSPFIDRTLLRAHDPPQPQFPHIEYQPTPTLKASQENIAKSETVPETAVSIFKVTRDQITALKAKSKEDGNTLNYSSYEMLAGHVWRSTCMARGLVEDQESKLYIATDGRSRLRPPFPPGYFDNVIFTATPIAVAGDLKSKPIWYAASKIHDALVRMDNDYLRSALDYLELQPDLKALVRGAHTFRCPNLGITSWVRLPIHDADFGWGRPIFMGPGGIAYEGLSFILPSPSNDGSLSVAISLQAEHMKLFEKFLYDI, from the exons ATGAAGATCGAAGCGAAAGAATCAACAATGGTGAAACCAGCACAAGGGACACCACAACAAAGAAAATACCTCTGGAATTCCAACGTGGATTTGGTGGTGCCAAATTTTCACACACCGAGTGTCTATTTCTATAGACCATCAG GTGCTTCAAATTTCTTTGATGCTAATGTGCTTAAGGAAGCGTTGAGTAAAGCATTGGTGCCATTTTATCCAATGGCTGGAAGGCTAAAGAGAGATGAAGATGGACGGATAGAGATTGATTGCAATGGTGAAGGGGTACTATTTGTTGAAGCAGAATGTGATGGAGTTGTTGATGATTTTGGTGACTTTGCACCAACTTTGGAACTCCGGCGTTTAATCCCAGCCGTTGATTATTCTCAGGGGATACATTCTTATGCTCTCCTTGTTTTGCAG ATCACTCATTTCAAATGTGGGGGAGTTTCTCTTGGAGTAGGAATGCAGCATCATGCTGCAGATGGTTTTTCTGGTCTTCACTTCATCAACACATGGTCAGACATGGCTCGTGGTCTAGACCTCACTGTTTCACCTTTCATAGACCGCACACTCCTCCGTGCACATGATCCACCTCAGCCTCAGTTCCCACACATTGAATACCAACCAACTCCAACTCTCAAGGCTAGTCAAGAAAACATTGCCAAATCTGAAACAGTCCCCGAAACTGCTGTTTCCATCTTCAAGGTAACCCGTGATCAAATCACTGCCTTGAAAGCCAAGTCTAAGGAAGATGGCAATACCTTAAACTACAGCTCCTATGAAATGCTAGCAGGACATGTATGGCGCTCCACTTGTATGGCACGAGGACTAGTAGAGGATCAAGAAAGCAAGTTGTATATAGCAACCGATGGGCGTTCTAGGCTTAGGCCTCCTTTTCCTCCAGGATACTTTGATAATGTGATATTTACTGCCACTCCAATTGCAGTGGCTGGTGATTTAAAATCCAAGCCCATTTGGTATGCTGCAAGTAAAATTCATGATGCATTGGTTCGGATGGACAACGACTACTTAAGATCAGCTCTCGATTACTTGGAATTACAGCCCGACCTAAAGGCTCTTGTTCGTGGTGCACATACTTTTAGGTGCCCAAATCTTGGGATCACTAGTTGGGTTAGGCTACCTATCCATGATGCAGATTTTGGCTGGGGTCGACCTATATTTATGGGACCTGGTGGTATTGCTTATGAAGGCTTAAGTTTTATATTGCCAAGTCCTTCAAATGATGGGAGTCTATCAGTTGCCATTTCTCTGCAAGCAGAACACATGAAACTTTTTGAGAAGTTCTTGTATGACATTTGA